The Flavobacterium faecale genome has a segment encoding these proteins:
- a CDS encoding YchJ family protein produces MAARLCYCCSGAAFSNCCEPILEGRQLAIVPEQLMRSRYTAFAIQNADYLVATTHISTRKHHNKEDILDWSKANQWIKLSVLEAVDNKVRFKAYYKDENGIDHVHHEYSTFKQEGEQWYYVDGTFL; encoded by the coding sequence ATGGCTGCAAGATTATGTTACTGTTGTTCTGGTGCAGCTTTTTCTAACTGCTGTGAGCCCATACTTGAAGGCAGGCAACTAGCCATCGTTCCTGAGCAACTCATGCGGTCTCGCTACACTGCCTTTGCTATTCAAAACGCAGATTATTTGGTAGCTACTACACATATCTCTACGCGTAAGCATCATAATAAGGAGGATATTTTGGATTGGTCAAAAGCTAATCAGTGGATCAAATTGTCTGTATTGGAAGCAGTTGATAATAAAGTACGGTTTAAAGCATACTACAAAGACGAAAACGGAATCGATCACGTGCATCATGAATACTCCACTTTTAAACAAGAGGGAGAACAATGGTATTATGTTGATGGGACCTTTTTGTAA
- a CDS encoding DUF4339 domain-containing protein, translating to MNSYFLHNGTDSIGPFTVEELKTMNLKSSTPIWSQGMPDWTTAAEIAELKPLFTVTPPPIKKIIPAPEPAFSPLVVEAEIIEPVKHKKSKRIFGLNRSVFIFVAFFSVLIIASYCLSLYQDSRREASELKNEQTEKNNVQYRLQQKEIEEQKIQMEIQQKIEADRMLKEKKEMLNAKILANNDLLATANSNFEIAKKKLDEASNFQFFRSEDERYQEIALEQKQVSYWKKEVENIINDTDRIKLELENLH from the coding sequence ATGAATAGTTACTTTTTACACAACGGTACAGACAGCATCGGCCCCTTTACAGTTGAAGAATTAAAAACCATGAACCTTAAGAGCAGTACACCTATCTGGTCTCAAGGAATGCCTGATTGGACAACTGCAGCAGAAATAGCCGAATTAAAACCATTGTTCACTGTTACTCCGCCTCCAATAAAAAAAATTATACCAGCACCTGAACCCGCTTTTTCACCGCTAGTAGTAGAAGCGGAAATAATTGAACCGGTCAAACATAAAAAAAGTAAACGCATTTTTGGACTGAATAGAAGCGTGTTTATTTTTGTTGCTTTCTTCAGCGTCTTAATTATTGCTAGTTATTGTTTGAGTTTATACCAAGACAGTCGTCGTGAGGCATCTGAATTAAAAAATGAGCAAACAGAAAAAAATAATGTTCAATATCGCTTGCAACAAAAAGAGATAGAAGAACAAAAGATTCAGATGGAAATTCAACAAAAAATTGAAGCAGATCGAATGTTGAAAGAAAAGAAAGAAATGCTTAATGCAAAAATTTTAGCGAATAATGACTTATTAGCAACGGCAAATTCAAATTTTGAAATCGCTAAAAAGAAATTAGATGAAGCATCAAACTTTCAGTTTTTTAGATCAGAAGACGAGCGCTATCAAGAAATTGCTTTAGAACAAAAGCAAGTGAGTTATTGGAAAAAAGAAGTAGAAAACATTATCAACGACACTGATCGAATCAAATTAGAACTAGAAAATTTACATTAA